CTGCCGACGTGTTGGCCGACCTTCCCGATCCCCCGAGCTACTCCTCGGTCCGCGGGATGCTTCGACTGCTCGAGGAGAAAGGATACGTCAGCCACCAGTGGGACGGGCCGCGATACGTATATCTGCCTGGCGATCCGGCTCGCCTTCGTCGCGACGCCATTCGGCACTTCGTGAAGACGTTCTTCAACGACTCCACAGAAGACGCGGTCGTCGCGCTGCTCGGACCGAACGGCAAATCGATGACACGCGAGGAGCTCGCTCGCCTCGGCGCGATCATCGAGCAGGCGAAGAAGGGCGGCCGCACATGACCGCTCGTCGCGCTGTCGTCGTGCGTCTTACTCGCTCTGTCGTCGCTGGTCGTGCCGGCGATCCTGATTCACGCGCCGCTCTTCGCACAAAGCGGAGGTCCGGCCATATCACGCGCGACTGTCGCGCACCTGCACGCTCCGTCGCGGCGACGATCGCCGGCGCACCTCGCATGCAACGTCCGTTACCAAGTTCTCAATCCGCCTGGCGTTGGCCTGTCGGATCGATGCCGGCGCCCGCTCACCCGCTGCTCGCGATCTGGATCATCGGATGCGTTGTGTTGCTCGCTCGCGACGGCATCGGCTGGATCCGCGCGATGCAGCTCGCGCGGCGCGCCGTCGTCGCAAATGATCGCGATATGACGCGAGGGCTCGCCGAAGCTGCGAGGACTGTCGGATCGAGGCGCCAGATCGTATTGGCATACAGCGTCGACGTGGAATCGCCGATCGCATTCGGCATCGTGAAGCCCGTCGTGCTACTGCCGACCGAGGCGAGGTCGTGGTCGGCCGCACGTCTTGGAGCAGTGCTCGTTCACGAAGCCGCGCACGTGTCACGCCACGATTGTGTCTCGCAGGCCATCGGCCGACTGGCGTGTGCAATGTTCTGGTTTCATCCGCTCGCCTGGCGCGCGTTTGCTCACCTCTGCAGCGAGGCCGAGCGAGCCGCTGATGACTGTGTTCTCAACTCGGGAATTCCGGCGCTCGAATACGCGTCGCACTTGCTCGATCTCGCGCGCCGCGCGACCGACGCGAGACTCGACCTCGTCGCCGTCGGAATGATCACGCAGACTGATCTCGAACGGAGGTTCATGAGTATGCTCGACGGTACGCGTTCTCGCGCCACGGTCACGGCCCGCGCTCAAGCCGCCACGATGGCCTTCGCGCTCATGATGATTGGTCCGTTGGCGTCGTTCCGCGTCACCGCGCCTGGCCTGCAGTCTCGCGCCTCGCTTCGGCAAGTGTTACCACCGCGTGCAGCGGCTGCGACGCGGCCGGCAATCGCCGAGCGGCGTGCTTCGCAGATTACAACCGTTGCGACGTTGCCCGCGATGAACGTGCGAGCGGCTGCGGTCGAGTCGCCAATCCCACCCGTCGCGGTCATTGCCAGCGTGACGCCGAACGCGGTCAGTCGCCCCAATTTCTCGGGCAAATGGACATCCGATACCACCCAGATTCACACCTTGGAATTTGACTGGGTCGTGGCGGATTCGACGATCCTCAGGCAGACGGACGACGCGATCTCGATAGAAGGCCGCGGTCACATCATGACTTCGCTGACTCGCCGTCTCTTGCAGACGCAGAATTCCTTTTCGAACATTACCTTCGATGGCGCACCGAGCACCGGTTACACCGTCAGGGGGAACGCGGAAGCGAATGTCACTGTCGGGGCAGTCTGGATGGGGGACACGCTGATGCTCACGAGCCACTCCCGAGGCGGCCACGAATTTTATACGATCGAACGGATGTGGCTGAGCGCTGATGGGCAGACGTTGTTCGAGACGAACCGGAGCTTCGTCGATGGCAAGGATCGCTGGGGCGGCCTGACATTCATTTGGCACCGCATGGCGCCGTCACCTAACGCACGTTGAGACTGGTTGAGCTGTGCCCGAACAGGTCCACTCTATAGTGCTCATACTTGTGGCACTCATTTGCGGGTGTGGTCGCGTCTCGTCGGATCAAGGCGAGCCGGATCAACATGTGATCGCATTCGATTCGACGTCGATGCGCCTCGTTTCCGGGCCTGATACCGTGCGATTGTCGGTCGAGCTGGCTGCGAGCCCTGCGCAAAGAACCATGGGTTTGATGGAAAGGCATCACTTGGCGGAAAACGCAGGAATGCTCTTTCTGTACGACTCGACCCAACCGCCCAACGCTGGCTACTGGATGTTCAGAACGCGAATTCCCCTCGACATTGCGTACTTCGATGCAGCGGGAGTGGTGCGCGCCATACGCGCGATGCAGCCTTGCGAGTCCATTCTGGCACAGGGCTGCCCATCGTATCCGCCCGACGTGCCGCATCGCTACGCGCTCGAAGTAAATAGCGGCTTCTTTCAGCGGCACCGGATCGCTCTCGGTAGCATTGCGCTGTTGTCCGACTTGCCTTCGAGGTACTCAGCGTCCGAACATCGTGCAACGTCATCAAAGTGATGACCGCGATGACACACCGGTCCCTCTCGGAGGACCTCATGGCTCTGGTTTCGACGCTCGGCCGGTCGGTATGCCTAACGACCAGCGTGCCGGGAGCGCGACGCCGACCATCGTGGTTTTCGCCGGGCCGGAGGACCTGGTCCTGCTGGGCGCGATCGGGCTCGAGGCGCTGAATCTGCGCGTGGACCTCGGGTGCAAGGAGCTGGTGCCTGGGGGCCCTGCCCGCGGCAGCCATGCTCTCGCCTATCGATTACGGCATCGGACGATGCTCCCTCAGATTCCAGAGCAGCTTCGAGCCGTTGCCGCGGCGCAGCGCGGCCACATCGGTGCGATAGCCGAAGCCGGCGAAGCCGCCGAGCTCCCCGCGCGTCAGCGCGCGCGTGGCCGCGCTGTCGAGCCGCGGAACGTCCTCGAGTCTATAGACGATCACCGGCGCATAGGTCACGGCCGAGGCGTACTCGCCGGATGGCGGAGTGACTCCTTCGCTCAACTTCCGGCCCGCGAGCACGGCGACCTTGTTCGGCTGCGGGACCGGCGTCCGGTCGATGAACAGCTCGGGGTCGTAGAAATACTTCTGTAGCCCGTTCGCGCTGACGCGGTAGATCGTTAGGCTCTGCTGGCAGCATCCGGTCTTGGCGCCGAACAGAAAGACGAGCCGCCCGGCGCGATAGAAATCCGCCGCGTACACGAGATGTGACGTAAGGAGGTTGCCGAGTCCGTTGAACTCCTCCGGCGCCGGATCGTAGCGACTCGAGTCCTGAAGCACTCGCGTGCCGGCCCTCGACAGGTGCAACTCGATCTTGCTCGCCGCGCCTGGAGCGGAGCTGTCGCCGCGGAATACGAGGATGGAGTCGGGCACCGAATCGCCGTCGAGATCGAGCGCGTGGCGCTCGAGGACGGATGAGGCGCCGGCGCTGTCCTTCGCGGCTGGCTTGGCGGAGGAGCAGGCGGCCAATGTCATCCCCAAGAGCAGAGCGATGGAAGAAATGCTTCTGTGGTCGGCTACAGCACTCAACTTTGTGCTCCTCCAAGATGCCATGCAACCTTTGGCGCGCAGGCCGCGCCGAGGGCAAGCACTCGCGCACCGCATCCCACGTTGTCGTGACGAAACAGACTCTCTGGTGCCAATCGTAACGACTGAATCGTTCTTTCAGCTCGATTGCTTCGCACGGATAACCTCGGCGCCACCGAGCTCCGCCGCGAATTGGTGGACCATGTCGCCATTGGCATCGTCAGCGCAGAACTCTACGAATTCGTCGTGTGAAACGAATGCTCGGTTGTACCCGACCAACGGGATCAAGTGTATGTCCCACCCGCAGAGAATGCCGACCTGGACGAAAGTCACGAGATCGGCGCCTTCGTAATCACGAAAGAGATGCGCTGGCGCATCTTCCAGCGGTCGTAGCTCTCCGTATGACTGCCGCAGTCGATAATAGAGCTGCCAATTCTGCGAACTCCAAATGTCCCATGCCGTGACCCACAGCAAACAGGCTTCTCTCGGCCGAAGCGATCGCTCGAGATATTGGCAATAACTGGTGAGCCCGACGAGCGATGGAAACGGTGCCCGAGCGTACAGCGGTTCCGAGCTCGGATGAGTCGGCCAGCCATGCTGGTCTAGCCTAAGGACACCGTCGCATCGTACGCGCGCTTCTTCAACGGTCAGGTAGTGCATCGTCGGAACGTTATTCTGGGGCTTAGTGGCATGGGGCAGCGCAAGGAGTGGATGATTGTCTGCTAACGATGCTGCTGGCAACTGCGTAACGAACCATCCGACTGCTTCATGAACTCGGCCGCGAGCAGAAGAGAAGGGGACTATAGCGCGGATGCGCGACGAGCCGCTCGACGCGGGCGATGTCGATGCCTGGATTTGTGCGATTGGTCGGATGCTCGATGACGCTACCCCATTCCTGGAACCCCTGCTCGCCGGCACGAAGGCGGCCCGGCACAACCTCTATGGTTTCTACGAGTGGAATCGTCGCGGAATCGAAAAGCGTTAGGCATGCCATTATTCCAGCAGTTCCGCCCTGCTCCCGAGCGCCGAGCGAGTGAGCTGGCGCACCTGTGCCGCCTCGGCATCACTCAAAAGCCGCTTCGGGATATACACCGGCTGAAGTTTGGATAAGAAAAAGAGGAAGAACTCTGGCGTCTCGATCGCCTTCATGACCGAGCTCCATCGCAATGTGCCGCTGGACATCGGTCCTCTGACCTCGAGCCCCCAATCGGCCACGCCGACGTGCTGGGTGCCCTGGGAGCTCGAGCCGGTCCGGACCTGTCGCTTCGCGGCCCACCGCGCGGCCAACGGCGGGCCGACGATGATGATCAGCATCGGACTCAGTCCCAGGAGCAGGAGGGGAATGCTGATTGCGCCAAATCCGCCATGTCGCCATTGCCGGTATGTCACCGGCACGGTGTTGAACGAGACAATGACGAGCATGAGAAGATACCAAACCCACATCGAGCCCGTCTTGTGCGCCGCGACCATCGCAACGCGCGTGACCTCGGTCGGATCCAGCGTGAATCTCGTCTGCACGAGCGGTGGAGACATCGACGCTGCCGGTGCCGGCGTCGTGGAAGCACCCGTCGTCCCCGGATACTCGCGGAAGAATCTGCGAAGCTGCTCCATCTCACTCGCTAGCAGGACACGCTTCGGAATGAATTGTCCTGCCTGAGCGGACGTGAAATACAGAAAGAACGCTCCTGTCTCTGTGGTGCGGACGACCGCTCGCCACTCCGTGAAGCCATCCGCGCCGACTGAGCCCGAGCGGATGCCCACGGGTGAGAACTCGGCGTGTAGATCCTGCGTCCAGTAGGCACTGTTCCGCCTCAACATCCAAGCCAGATAGAACGGCAGGCTCCAGAAGAGCAACACGACAAGACCGGGAACAAATAGCAGCGCGATCGCGAGAGGC
This is a stretch of genomic DNA from Gemmatimonadaceae bacterium. It encodes these proteins:
- a CDS encoding BlaI/MecI/CopY family transcriptional regulator, producing MVKSLSELGRRERQIMDIVVRRGRATAADVLADLPDPPSYSSVRGMLRLLEEKGYVSHQWDGPRYVYLPGDPARLRRDAIRHFVKTFFNDSTEDAVVALLGPNGKSMTREELARLGAIIEQAKKGGRT
- a CDS encoding M56 family metallopeptidase; amino-acid sequence: MQRPLPSSQSAWRWPVGSMPAPAHPLLAIWIIGCVVLLARDGIGWIRAMQLARRAVVANDRDMTRGLAEAARTVGSRRQIVLAYSVDVESPIAFGIVKPVVLLPTEARSWSAARLGAVLVHEAAHVSRHDCVSQAIGRLACAMFWFHPLAWRAFAHLCSEAERAADDCVLNSGIPALEYASHLLDLARRATDARLDLVAVGMITQTDLERRFMSMLDGTRSRATVTARAQAATMAFALMMIGPLASFRVTAPGLQSRASLRQVLPPRAAAATRPAIAERRASQITTVATLPAMNVRAAAVESPIPPVAVIASVTPNAVSRPNFSGKWTSDTTQIHTLEFDWVVADSTILRQTDDAISIEGRGHIMTSLTRRLLQTQNSFSNITFDGAPSTGYTVRGNAEANVTVGAVWMGDTLMLTSHSRGGHEFYTIERMWLSADGQTLFETNRSFVDGKDRWGGLTFIWHRMAPSPNAR
- a CDS encoding YcxB family protein, with the translated sequence MDKVSVLFSTSLAEMARALRAINYATPIVRTVRRLAWTMIAVVAVLIVAGVVATPLAIALLFVPGLVVLLFWSLPFYLAWMLRRNSAYWTQDLHAEFSPVGIRSGSVGADGFTEWRAVVRTTETGAFFLYFTSAQAGQFIPKRVLLASEMEQLRRFFREYPGTTGASTTPAPAASMSPPLVQTRFTLDPTEVTRVAMVAAHKTGSMWVWYLLMLVIVSFNTVPVTYRQWRHGGFGAISIPLLLLGLSPMLIIIVGPPLAARWAAKRQVRTGSSSQGTQHVGVADWGLEVRGPMSSGTLRWSSVMKAIETPEFFLFFLSKLQPVYIPKRLLSDAEAAQVRQLTRSALGSRAELLE